The Hippopotamus amphibius kiboko isolate mHipAmp2 chromosome 3, mHipAmp2.hap2, whole genome shotgun sequence genomic interval CCAGGGCTCCGGCTTCAGGATGCGCTGCAGGGGAGGGGAGTCAGCCAGGTGACATTGGCCTCATCGCCATCGCCTGCAGGACTGGCTGTAACCTCTCACCACTCACCCGTGCACATCCCGGCCGGCCTGCCAGGTCTGTCCACATTGGTTCTCTCCACGGTTCCACACCCTGTTAAGGCAGGCCGCCCAGCTTACCGCTAATCTCTTGAGTGCCCTAGAACCTGTTCTTTCTTCCATCCCCACACCCCTTCACACCTGCCTACGGGACGAGCAGGTGGCATCTGCCAGGCCTTTCAAGCAGCCACCCTACACGGGAACCCACCCGCCAagcagaggaaagcagggctgtGCTCCACGAGCTGGGAGGGGCGCGGAGGGCTCGATGACGAGACCTCTCCCCTGTCCCTGGACAGCCTCAGAACCCCCAGGCGGCTCGGCTTCGCACAGAGCACACGGCGGGTGCGCGCACGGAGCCGCCCAGCCCTAACAGAGGTGGGTCCGCCCTGATTTTTCAGAGACGCTCGGGGATGGGCTCAAggtcccctccccctgctgtgGCCCCACAGAGGGGTAGACCCATGCCCCTCGGGCTCCCCAGGCCTGGTTTCTACCCTCAACTCTGCGTCATGTGCTGAGGCTCTCCTGGGGACCCAGCCTGATTCATTATTTGTGGGAACTTCTCCTGGAGCCCACGCCAACCCCTCAAGCCCCGCACCCTGCATCCTCCTCTCGTCCACTCCCCTCTTCTAGGCCTCTGATCCTCGGCCTCCAGTCTGGCGAGGCTTCCGGCCACCCCCACGTCCTGTGCCCCAGCCACGCTGAACTGTCTCGTGCCTTAAACGTCCTCCGCTGCCCCCCCACGTGCCCCCCGCCCTGATACGTTCCCTGCCGGGAAGACGCTGCACATGCCGCTCTACCTTTCTGGAGCGTTCTTACCCCCAGACTCATCATCCTGCTCTCAGCCTGGCTGTGGCTGCCCCGAGGTGCTCTGGCTGACCCCCACCTGCAGGCTGGAGGCTCCTCCTTGGCCCCCTCTCAGGGGTCAACACCCCACTTCCTGTCAAGCACACCTTCCCCGCACTGGGCTGCCTGCGTCAGGGAGGCAGCCGTGAGCTCCGAGGGCGCAGGTCCCCCCGGCGTCCTCCTCGCCACATCTCCTGCACTCTTGCTGTAGATGCTCAAAGCATTTAAGAGAAAAgcgacggaaggaaggaaggcctgTCCCCCCTTCAGCATGAAGATCTGGACACATATGACCAAACACCCGCCCCCATCCACCCAGATCCCCCAAATCACTTCTTCTGACCCAGAGTCTGCTCTGCATCATCCTGTCTCACAGGTGGAGCTGTGTCCCCATATTCACATGTTGGAGTCCTGACCCCAGCaccccagaatgtgactgtgtttggagttGGGGTCTTTCaagaggtgattaaggtaaaatgGGGTCCCTAGGGTGGGTCCGAATcccataggactggtgtccttatgagaagtggaggtcaggacacagacacacacagagggacgaccccgtgaggacacagggaggagacagccgtctccaggccaaggagagaggcctcgggagggaccagccctgcccacacctggatcttagattccagcctccaggactggagACGATGAACCCTGCTGTTTAAGCCGCCCGGTCCGTGGTATTTGTCACGGCTGCCTGTGCTAACTCCTATGCTAAGTCTTCTCTTCTTCCTAAAACAGGGGAGCAGCCTCCCTTCTCCAGGTTCTGgcgccacccccctcccccaacaaaaaCAGACACTGGGGTGAGGACAGCTGTGTCTGCTCTGAGGGCGGTGCTGCGCATGCCCGGGGACCTGACAGCCgagcctcctgctgagctgggcGTGCATCGCGGGgagctccctgccccctcctcacctgcagtGTGTAGAGGTACGGCAGCCAGACGCAGTCCCCCCAGCCCAGGTACCACCCAAAGTGGTCGTGGCAGATGTCAATGGTTTTCAGGTACCAGGTTTCATTCCAGAAGAAGTCCAGCACGTAGATGGCCTGCAATACAGGCGTGGCCGTGCACTGAGCACAGGCACTGAAGGGGGCCCTTGGGAAACCGCACTCCAGTGGGGGGGGTGCTCACTGGGTGTCCttgagcttccctggtgacgTGCACCACGGGGCTGCTCCTGCACTTCCTGCCATGCCCGGAAAAccgtggcgggggcggggggcagggagggagtccTCGTCCTGAGTCTGCGGCCTGAGATGATACGCTGCCCAGAGAGGGGCACCCGGCAACACCCCAGGCGCTGATGCCCAGGCCTGTGGAGCTGGGAGCAGAGAGATGGCTCAGGGTGGACGGGCTCGGGACGGGGTCCTTCCAGAGACATCAAAGCTGTGTGGCCAGGACCACGGACACACCTGAGCCGCGAACAGGTATTCACCGTGAGCCACACGAGTCCCCagggccagggaagcccctggcagGTGAGGACACGACGTCTTCGCCTCCCACTCACCAGCCGGTCCCCCAGACACACGTGGGAGGGGGCGGACCCCCTTGTAAAGGAGGCAGATTATGGTCTCTGGAAAGCTATCTGGCTTCCAGGCTTCCCCAGCGCCCAGCGGGCATCAGAGCTCGCGCTCTCCGGGCCACAGACAGGCTACCTGCAGGACGTTGACCAAGACCATGGAGTTGGTCACGTGGCCGTAGAGCTCCTGCTGCTTGGCTGCGAAGGACAGGTTGATGAGCGTCCAGGCGACGATCCCAGGGCGTCCATTGAAGAAGAGCTTGAAGTCAAACCACTTCCCAATTCGCGGGTTAAACTCTATGCCCATCATATAGTTGTAGAAGAAATTGCCTgtgaatttgctttaaaatacaaagaacattcaccatcgcaacaaaaagaataaaatacctaggaataaacctgcctaaggaggtaaaagatctgtactcagaaaactatgacactaatgaaagaaatcagagacaacacagacagatggagagacataccatgttcttggatgttagaatcaacattgtgaaaatgactgcactacccaaagcaatctacagattcaatgcaatccctatcaaattaccaatggtattttttacagaaccaggacaaaaagtcctaaaatttgtatggagacacaaaagaccccgaatagccaaagcaatcctgaggggaaaaaatggagctggagaaatcagaccTCCTGtgttcagactatactacaaggctacagtaatcaagacaatatggtactggcacaaaacagaaatctagatcaatggaacagaatagaaagcccagaaataaactatggtcaactaatctatggccaaggaggcaaggatatacaatggagaaaagacagcctcttcaataagtgatgctgggaaaactggacagctgtatgtaaaagaatgaaattagaacactccctaacacaattcacaaaaataaactcaaaattgattaaaaatacaaagaacaaaataaaaagaaatcaggagagataggattaagatggcgtgctctcactccctcttgcaagagcaccagaattacaactaactactgaacaatcatcgacagaaagacactggaactcaccaaaaaagccaccccacatccagagacaaaggagaagccgcaatgagacggcaggatgggcgcaatcacgttaaaatcaaatcccataaatgctgggtgggtgactcacaaactggagaacagttacactgcagaagtccacccactaaagtgagggttctgagccccacatcaggcttcccaacctgggagtccagcaacgggaggaggaatccccagagaatcagactctgaaagccagtgggatttgattgcaggacctccacaggacttgtggaaacagagactccactcttggagggcacacaaaaaaatgtgctcaccaggacccagggggaaggagcagtgaccccataggagactgaaccacacctacctgctcgtgttggagggttgcctacagaggtggggggcagctgtggctcaccgaggaggcaggggcactggcagcaggggtttggggaagtgcttatcggtgtgagccctcccagagtctgccattagccccaccaaagagcctgtgggctccagcactaggtggcctcaggccaaacaaccaacaaggtgggaacacagccccacccattagcagacaagcagattaaagttttaatgagctccacccacccagccctacccaccatccgtccctcccatcaggaagcacacaggaggctcctagatagcttcctccacaagagggcagacagcagtatcaagcagtatcagcagtatttcgtcttgtggaactgaaaaccacagccacagaaagagagagaaaatgaaaaagcagaggactttgtaccagatgaagggacaggatgaaaccccagaaaaacaactaaatgaagaggagataggcacccttacagaaaaagaattcagaataatgatagtgaagatgatccaggactttgaaaaaagactggatgcaaagatcgaaaagtttaccaaagacctagaagaattaaagagcaaacaaacagagatatgcaacacaataacggaaatgaaaaatacactagaaggaatcaatagcagattaactgaggcagaagggcgaataagtgacctggaagacagaatggtgatcatcactgatgcagaaaagaataaagaaaaaagaatgaaaagaactgaagacagcctaagagacctctgggacaatgttaaacacaccaacattcgcattataggggttccagaaggagacgagagagagaaaggacctgagaaaatattggaagagattatagttgaaaccttccctaacatggggaaggaactagctccccaagtgcaggaagcacagagagtcccaggcaggataaatccaaggagaaacacaccaagacatatattagtcaagtggacaaaaattaaagacagagaaatgttagtaaaagcaacaagggaaaaacaacaaataacatacaagggaactcccatcaggttaacagctgatttctcagcagaacctctgcaagccagaagggagtggcatgatatatgtaaagtgatgaaagggaaaaacctacaaccaagaatactctacccagcaaggatctcattcagattcgatggagaaatcaaaagctttacagacaagcaacagctaagagaattcagcaccaccaaaccagccctacaacaaatgctcaaggaacttctctaagtgggaaacataagagaagaaaaggacctacaaaaacaacaacaaaacaatgaagaaaatggtaataggaacatacatattgacaattaccttgaatgtaaatggactaaatgcaccaaccagaagacacagactggctgaatggatacaaaaacaagacccatatataggcTGTCTAcagagagacccacttcagacctagggacacatacagatggaaagtgaggggatggaaaaagatactccatgcaaatgaaaatcaaaagaaagctggagtagcaatactcatatcagacaaaatagactttaaaataaaaaatgttacaagagacaagaaaggacattacataaagatcaagggatccatccaagaagaggagataccaattataaatatatatgcacccaatataggagcacctcaatacctaaggcaaatgctaacaactatgaaagaggaaatgcaaggcagaaatagagacacaggtgtagagaacaaacacatggacaccaagtggggaaagcggggagggttgggggggaatgaattgggagattgggacaccaaactgtacactctaaatatatgctgtttattgtctgttaactgtatctcaataaaagttcttaaaaaaaaaatacaaagaacagatGTGTGTCATTAACGAGCACATCTCGCAAGTGGCCTACTTGGCTGGCATGGACACAGGTGCTCACCCAGCCTGGGTACCACAGGCTCAAGAGAGATGATGGGGCCAGTGGGGGCGGTGGGGCCTGCCGTGAGCTGCAGGGGTCCAGAAAGCAGAGGCTGTgtcagcctcccagcctccccacagCCTCAGGACTTCACTCCGCATTTGGCGCTGGCCCTTGAGCTGCTCGCTCTGTTCCAGGGAAAGAGAGGAGATTGTACCTGTGTGTAAGACTCCCTTGGGCCAGCGTCCAGGGTGCTCCCTGCCCCTTCCAGGCTCCCTGGAGGCACAGCACAGGTGAGCTGCCCAACTGGCTCGACCAGACACagatatttttattctgaagGACTCACAGGGCATTCGGGCCTCCCATGGGCAAGTGAAGTTATAAATGATGCCAAGGTCGATGTCAAAATAAGCATGGTGCTGAGAGCCTGGCTCCAGGGCCCACATCCATCCCTTGCTGGGCAAGTTTAACATTTCAGCACTCTGGTTACCTGACTCACAGCCCTCTCCAGGTGGTGATCAGGGAATCAGACAGGATAACCCATGTGGAGACCCTCATTAAGTATAACTTGCTGTATATACACAGGGATTTCTGTGTTAGAGAAACATGTTCGCATCCACTTCCCTTAGTTAGGATAAGTAGAAAGAAGCAAAATATACAAAGTCTACAACAGGGGATTTGATGATAAAGCAGAGATGATTTCCATGAGTCACTGCCTCATTATTTGATGAAAGTCACACAAGCTCAAAGTACCACCCTCCAAACAGATTTCCTAAGAGCTTAGGTGTAACAGTTAAAGGAAacatactttgttttcatttggatCCCCAAACTAAAATGTAAGCATCCCAAGAACAAGAATCTTGTTCCCCTCAAAAGCCCCACTGCCTACACCTGTCTACAGGAGGAACCCAACAAACGTCTCTTGATGAATGGacggatggagggaaggagggagggagggatgggggggtgggggatggatggataaatggatgggtggatgaacgGGCAGGATGAATGGGTgtgtgggtgaatggatggatacagggagagggggagggaaggaaggagggaaggatgagCGATGCGGGATGGATGGTTAGATGGGTGGGTGTTGGAGGGTACGTAGATGGGTAGGTGGACAGATGGATGAGTTGGAtgggtggagggatggatggatggatgggtggatcgGTAGGtgcatggatgggtgggtggatgaatggatgaagaattGGATATATGGATGgatgaaggatggatggatggatggttgatAACTAACCCAAGGCTCCTTGGGAAGTTGTTACATTAAAGCCACTGAGCTAACAAGGCTCCTCACCAAGACTGTTTCAGGCCACGTAAAAACAGGCGATGGgctgcctctgcctccagccAGAAGTTGCCTTTCCCACCCTCCTACTCCCTGACAGCCCTACAGGAGATAGCGCAGCCGCCAAAGATGGACTTGGCCATCTTCAACTGCATCCTCCCTGAGGCGGGAGAAGCCACCTAGACATTTAGAAAGGATGCTCCCCAGAGTCCGTGAAGTGCCCTTAAGCTCCTCCTTCAAGGATCTCAGCTCTCAGGGTTTTGCAACCTCCTAGCCTAAGGGAACAGAAAAAGGCACCTACTCTCCATCTTGGGCTCAACCAGCCACTGAGGACGTACCAGTCTCGGGCGTCGGTGGGGAATAAGTAGCCCTTGATCATGGCAAAGGTGGAGACGCTGTAGCCCAGGATGTTGGCGCACCAGAGCAGCGGGATCCAGTTGTCGAAGATGATGGTGGGAGAGAAGCAGGTGAGGAGGTGGGAGTTGGCGAACCAGAGCAGGTGAGTGACAAGCCACGCCTGCAGGCCATTGATCTCGTACTTGTTGACAATTCCTgcggagggaagagggagagtggAGGCGTTTTCCTGGCTGTAACAGCTCCAGCTACAGTCCTGCTGCCTGTCTGGGCCCCAGCTGCTagggtccccagcccccagccctgagaGCCAGGCAGCTGCTGCTGCAATTCGGGCCCCTGGAGTCAAAACGCCAGCAGCATGCCCCACGCTGTGAGTCAGGGACTCACCGCTCCTGCTGGCTGAGTCCCAacaagggggagagggggcagaATGTCCGCAACCGGCCAGAGGCCATCAGCGGCCGGCAGTTTGCTGGAGGCTGGGGCTGAGCCACAGCAGAAGCAGACAAGGGTCCCTTGGGGTACCTGGCGGGGGGCCAGGAGCTCTCTGTGGACTGGGGTGGGGTCTCAGTGACTGTGGGGAACGATGGACCAGGCAGCCCCAAGGGCCCCTTAACAAAAGCCCCGTCCCCAGTTGCCACCCAGGGACTCAAAGTGTTCTCGCCAGGAGATGCTCCATGAGGCCAGCTATACAGTCAGCGTGGGGCAGGGGGCTATTCCATTCCCTGCTTGAGAATGTGATTTCCAGCCTCACAGCTGGGGCGGTCCCAGGGTGTGGAAATTCCCAAGCAAAGTTTTTACTTTGTCAGTGAGCAGTCTTTGGGACGAAAGCTGTacggggacgggggtggggggaggccccGTGTGATGAAGGGacagggcagagctggcatgGGGAGGGGCGAGCGGAGGCGGACCCCGGGTTACCTGCGGGAGTCACGGCGCCCTCCTGAACGCCCCCCACGTAGCCCGGCAGAAACTTATGGCAGAAGTCAGGAAGCAGCATGTACAGAAGCACCTGAAACACATAGATTTTCAGCTACAATCCCTGCGGACTGGAGGGCCTGGCTGTGCTTTGACACAGCCTTGCTTTATTAACTGAGATGGTAAACAGGAAGGCACCAAAGGAATGGGAGAAATCCTACACGTGGCCGGTGATTTCTTCCAGGAGAGTTTACAGCTCTGGCAGCTCTGGTTGCAGGCCGACTGCGGCTTTGAAGGGGGCCCTGGATAGGAAACTCGTCACTACTCAGAGCACCCAAGCTGTCTCCCCACGGGGCTCGGCCACTTCCCTCGGGAGAACCCACTAGTTCACATTCCTTATGATTCACCCTTTGAAAGTGGTCACTGCAAGCGTTCAGTACATCTCCAAGCTTGTGCAACCTTCCCCGATGTCCAATTCCAGAACAATCTCATTGCCCCAAAAGAGAACCCCACACCCATCAGCAGCCCCTAACAGCCACTgacccactttctgtctctatgcatttgcCTATCCTGGGCTTTTCAATAACGGAATCAGACAGGATTTGTCCCTTTGTAGCTGATTTCTGTCACTAAGCTTCACTTCTCAAGGTCCAGCCAcactgtagcctgtgtcagaccttcattccttttcatgacaGTACGAGATTCCACTGTGTGGACAGATCACAGCGAGTGTGTCCagatctgtcggtggacatttcgGTTGTTTCCACCGTTAGACTATTGTGACTCTCACTGCTCCAAATCACTTTTTACCCCAAGGGACCAAGAGACCTGAAATGAGAGGGAATCTAAAGCCCAAAAGCTGGGAAAGTGGGGAGAAATAGCTAACAGTGGCCAGAGCCTTCCTTCAGGAGAGGAAACcacgggggcagggagagggggcatCTTCTCACACCATTTCCCTGGAAACCTCCCGGGTTCAGATAATAAACACCGTGTGTTCACTAAGTTCATGGTGCAGACAGCCTTCTGATGAACTCCTTCAGGTTGGGAGGCCAATGGGGTCACAGCAGAGCCAAGGCTGTCCTTGGTCAAGTCTGTGCGACCACctgctggggacacagccttggCTTTGCTGAGACCGAGAGCAGCCCTTTGGGGCTGGGTGCTCCTTCCCACGGGCAACCCGAGGGTAAGCTTCCCGTTgtgcagggggcttccctggagggcCACGCCCTCAAGCCCGCCCACGGGGTCCTGCTTCCTGCTCAGCAGGTCCCCGCAGGGCTGGGCACACCCCTGAACCTCGAGGAGGCTCAGTGGAAGGCAAGTCAGACCCCAAGATGCCACCAGGTGCCCTTGGTCCAAAGGCAAAGCTAAGCCCATCAGGCTGCAGGTGCTCCCCTTGTGGGTCCTGGGAATGAGGATGCCAGTGTATACCCAGGATGCCATCCCAGACAAGGGGCCAGGACTGTCCCTGCAGGAGGGGATGCTCTGCTCAGGCTGAGCCCCGACCACGGTGGCCAGGAGGGCTCACCTGGAACATGACCCACGCCGCATAGATCTGGGCCGCTTTCGTCGTCACAGGTGGCGTCTTGGCCCAGATGTCCGAGAGTCGATCCCGCCCGGTGGCGATGCTCACCACGGGGGCCATCAGGGAGCAGCTGTACTG includes:
- the DHCR7 gene encoding 7-dehydrocholesterol reductase; protein product: MAAKSQSSAPKMKSPASITNGKAATQGQWGRAWEVDWFSLASVIFLLLFAPFIVYYFIMACDQYSCSLMAPVVSIATGRDRLSDIWAKTPPVTTKAAQIYAAWVMFQVLLYMLLPDFCHKFLPGYVGGVQEGAVTPAGIVNKYEINGLQAWLVTHLLWFANSHLLTCFSPTIIFDNWIPLLWCANILGYSVSTFAMIKGYLFPTDARDCKFTGNFFYNYMMGIEFNPRIGKWFDFKLFFNGRPGIVAWTLINLSFAAKQQELYGHVTNSMVLVNVLQAIYVLDFFWNETWYLKTIDICHDHFGWYLGWGDCVWLPYLYTLQGLYLVYHPVQLPIPYALGVLLLGLLGYYIFRVTNHQKDLFRRTDGRCLIWGRKPKVIECAYTSADGQKHHSKLLVSGFWGVARHFNYTGDLMGSLAYCLACGGGHLLPYFYIIYMTILLTHRCLRDEHRCANKYGRDWERYTAAVRYRLLPGIF